A single Hyperolius riggenbachi isolate aHypRig1 chromosome 12, aHypRig1.pri, whole genome shotgun sequence DNA region contains:
- the LOC137540813 gene encoding urotensin-2 receptor-like — MELNSSGPGNLSSLDSRSRSMEELIITSTFGTILSLMYVTGMAGNVYTLVVMCHSMRYAASMYISIINLALADLLYLSSIPFIVCTYFVKDWYFGDIGCRILLSLDLFTMHASIFTLTVMCTERYMAVTKPLDTVRRSKSYRKSMAVVIWILSLLLTLPMMVMMTLREGDGRSVKRMCAPTWSEDAYRTYLTVLFSTSIMAPGMVIGYLYTRLARTYLESQRNPIHKKENKRSPKQKVLIMIFSIVLVFWACFLPFWIWQLVRLYDMSPPLSVQTQKCINYLVTCLTYSNSCINPFLYTLLTKNYREYLKNRHKKFYRFTSSFRKRGSTLHCSSWGRSMSSSNHYDYPSESINMTCVRDIK, encoded by the coding sequence ATGGAGCTCAACTCGTCCGGCCCGGGGAACTTGTCCAGCCTGGACTCCAGGAGCCGCAGCATGGAAGAGCTGATCATCACGTCCACCTTTGGCACTATCTTGTCCTTAATGTACGTCACGGGGATGGCAGGCAACGTGTACACATTGGTGGTTATGTGTCACTCCATGAGGTACGCCGCATCCATGTACATCTCTATCATCAACCTGGCTCTGGCCGACCTCCTCTACCTGTCCAGCATCCCGTTCATCGTCTGTACCTACTTTGTCAAAGACTGGTACTTTGGGGACATCGGTTGCAGGATACTGCTGAGCCTGGACCTTTTCACCATGCACGCCAGTATTTTTACCCTGACGGTCATGTGCACGGAGAGGTACATGGCCGTCACCAAACCCCTGGACACCGTCCGAAGGTCCAAGAGTTACCGGAAGTCCATGGCCGTGGTCATTTGGATCTTGTCCCTCCTTCTGACTTTGCCCATGATGGTCATGATGACGTTGAGAGAGGGCGACGGCAGAAGTGTGAAGAGGATGTGTGCTCCCACTTGGAGCGAGGACGCCTATCGGACTTACTTGACTGTACTTTTTAGCACCAGTATCATGGCCCCAGGGATGGTCATCGGATACCTTTACACCCGCTTGGCCAGGACTTACCTTGAATCTCAGCGGAACCCCATCCACAAGAAGGAAAACAAAAGATCCCCCAAGCAGAAGGTGCTCATCATGATCTTCAGCATCGTCTTGGTCTTCTGGGCTTGCTTCCTGCCTTTTTGGATCTGGCAGCTGGTGCGACTCTACGACATGTCTCCACCACTCTCTGTGCAGACACAGAAGTGCATTAACTACCTGGTCACCTGTCTGACCTACAGCAATAGCTGCATCAACCCTTTCCTGTACACCCTTCTGACCAAGAACTACAGGGAATATCTGAAAAACCGCCACAAGAAGTTCTACAGGTTTACCTCCTCCTTCCGGAAGAGGGGCTCCACCTTGCACTGCTCTTCCTGGGGTCGATCGATGTCCTCCAGCAACCACTACGACTACCCGTCAGAGTCAATCAACATGACATGTGTCAGGGACATCAAGTGA